A window of Chryseobacterium aquaeductus genomic DNA:
TTGAATCAATGCTCCGGTTTGGGTAATATTTTGAGAAGGTTCAGACATTTTCATTATTTTATCTGCTATCTGATCTGCTTCTACTTCATAAGAATCATTAGCCGACCCAACACTCAATTTCTTTTGAATACTGGGCTTGAAAAAAATTGCTTTGTTCTTTTTCGATTGCGCTTGCTGTTCTTTTTGAGTTTTCAGTGCTTCCATGATTTGCTAACTTATTTTTATTCCATTAGCGATAATTTCTTTGGACAAATCCCAATTGTTGTTTGCAATTTGGTTTTTGAAACATTCTGTTCTATAAATGGTTTTCTGCAATATTTTTCTGGAATGGTTTGCCAGCCAAAGATGTCTTGTGTTGACATATTGTGTAATCCATTTTTTTTCATCACCGCCATTTACTGGTATTTTTTCAGCAAATCTTTCTCTTAAAAAAGAAGGGATTCCTCCGGAATGTATAAAGCTGTCATAGATTACCAACAAACTAAGAGCAGTGGTAAACCGATTGCTTTGAAAAAATTGAAAGGCCGGTTTATAATACAAAATGTCAAAAAAATCGTCCTGACAGGTTCTCATGATGATGTCTTCACGAGCCGATCTTCTGAGTAAATTTTTGAAAGCCGTATTATCTACCAGACTTTCTTGTCCTATTTTATTTACAAATACTTTCAGTTGTGTGGCAAAAATTCCGTTTCTGGTAATGTACATTTGTATGAGAGCCTTTAGATTGCCTTGCTCTGTAGTCTGGCTTCTTCCGTAGGTAATTTGTCGGCTTCCGTTTTTACCATCGGCATAGATTACCAACGTATCATATTTTCCGTCTTTACTTCCTGTTTCAAAAACATTAATAACCTGTAATATTTTTGTTTTTTGTTGATTTGTTATCATGATAATAAGTTTTTTAGTTCCAATAACAATGTAAAAAATTGTTCATCCATGGTGTTTGTAGCAAGCCTATACCCCAAGGTAAACTGGCTAATAAAACATCAACTCCTTTTTCCTCTACCCAAAGTTCTGAAGGATGAGTTTCTGAGAGCGATAATTTTCCCGCTCTTTGCAAAAAAGTTTCTCTCAGAGCTTCTACTGATGAATTTTTCATCACCGACCAATATTCTAAAACGACTAACAGCAGATCATTACAAATCTCTTTTTCTTCTTTGCTGATTTTTTGCTTGGTATTGATCACACTTTCAATAGGAAAGCCGCATATCAGTTTATTTAAAATCAACTCATTTTCAAAAAAAACTTCCTGACCTGTGACTAAATATTGAGTCAATAAGACTGCTTTATGCTGACTTTCTTTATCAATCCAAACTTCATCCTTATATAAATCTAGTTTTTGAAAGAGATTTAAAAGAAACGGATGCAGAATAACAAGACCTGCATTGTCAATGTAAAGTGATGAAGTTTGCAATTCTGAAGTATTTGTTTTTAAATTTTCATGAATATTTTGATCATTCACTTCATTAAAATTAACACTATTTTCAATTTCTCTTTCAGGGTTTTCCCCCTTTTTTATGGAAAGTTCTTTATCATAAGTTTTATTTAAATCTTCTTCATTTAACAAAGCTTTATCAGATTTAGAAAGCTTCCTATTTTGATAATTTTCATTAAAATGATCTTGTTCGTTATCTTTACTTTGTAAATCTTTATTGTCTGGAAAGATGCTTTGATTTTCAAGCCAGTTTTCAAGTTCTTCAACGGAAGAAAATTTAATTTTAGAATTAAAAAAGGCTTCTAATACTTGAGAAAACGATTGTTTTGAGGTCGAAATTTTTAAGATTTCAGAACTTACTTTTTCTTTAAAAGAATCTTTACTATTAAAATAAAATCTGATTAATGCAGTTTTGTTTTCATTAAAAACAGTAACAATTCCTTCGATAAAATGTTCTGAAATATCTATGGCTTCAGCGATTTTATCTATATTTTTCGAGTATGAATTTTCTGCAATGATTCCAGTTTTCAGAAATTCAAAAAATAACTTTTCTGCAAATTTTGTTTGTGATTCAAATCCGAAATCCTCTAAATCTTCTTTGTTTTTTTTTAATTCTAAAACAGGAAAATGATCTTTCAAATATTCCTCAATTTTGAATAAGATCTGATTTACCAATTCTTTTTTCCATTCTTTTTGAGAAATTTCCGGTAAATCAATCGACAGATTTTCAATTTCCCATTCGTAATTCTTTATCGAATATTGATCTAAAATGAGTTCTAATTTGGGATAAAAATCTTTCTCCAAAATATCTGATAATGAATTTTGTATCTCTTTCCCGAAAAGTTGAGAAGAGCACCGGACATCGATAATATGTTTCTGGAGAAGATGCATTTTTTATCTCATTTTTTTCAGTTGGAAAGGAAAATGAAAAGAAACGGAAGAAGTTGCTCTTCCGGTTGCAATCACTAATTCCGAGTTGCTTTTGAGTGAGATATTATTATTAAAATCAAAAACAATAGTATTTTCTTGAAAATAAATGCTTGTACTCAGCGGATAATCGATCATTTGCTCATTCAAAACGGTTGTATAAGGAATGATAAATCGTACCGTCGGCTCGTTAAAAGCTACAATAGGCTTTAAATATTCCAATAACTTCAAATCTTGATCCTGTAATGGAAAAACAAAAATATTGTTTGAGCCATTGTTGGTTGAACTTGTGGACGACCTGTTAATTTCTATGGAAAAAGTAAGGTTAATCCATTGATCTTTAATGCCTTTTATGGAATATTGTAAGAAGTTTTCAAATTTATCCTGTACCGGTTTTTCTTCTGTCCAGAAGTGAAAAAATTCTACATTCTGAGTCGAGGGAGAAGGTACATTTGCCTTGAAGTTTAATAGATCGGTGAGCACATCGCGTATTTCTGCTGCGGTATTATTTCCTCCGTCTCGAATTTCTTCTATTTTTTTTTCTATTACATCTTTGGTTGCCATGATTATTAAGGTTTTATAGGGTTATTATTTTGAGTATCAAAGTCATTTTCATTGAAATCAGGATTGTTAAAATCCCCAACTTTCACGATTATTTGCTGTGTATTTGGACATATTCCACCTAATTGTTTAATATTTACATTAAATGATTTCACTTTTTCGTTAAATGGAAAAGCATGTCTTACTGATTTTTTATCTGTGATGATTTTTTCTGATTGATCTCCAAAATCGATCTCATATTTACCGGTATCTTCCTGATTAGAATTGATAAATTCAAAGGCAGTAATATCTCTGGAATTTCTCACAGCACTCCAGTTGGCAATTTCTTTCGGTTCAGAAATCTCTATTTCTAAGGTATTGCTTAATTCGCCTTCAAGTTCATATAGTAAACTATATTTTCCGACTTTTTTAACGGATGCGTGATTTGGTTTTAAGAAATATTTATCACTTTTTTGAATGATTGCATCTTTCGCCGTTCCCGAAAAAGTTCCGCCAGATTTTCCTTTTATCACAACATCATACTCTTTATCATCTGTGTTGCAATATTTTAATGTTGACATTGAAATAGACAAAGGTTCAGATTTTTCTATTTTAATTTCAATCGTATTTCCTTCGCCACAGCACAAGTATGGAAGGAAAAAATCTGCGATCACCAGTTGCTGATTAGGAATATCGGTCGCTGTACTCACCTGAAACTGCATAGCCTGAGAAAGATTTCCCAACAAATAAGATTTCATCTCTTTGGTGTACGTCGGAGACATATTAAAATCTGCCAGTTTCAGGATGTTGGCTTTAATGTTTTCTGTTTCCTGTTTGCATTTATCAAGCTCTTCAATTGGCGGAGTAATAATTTGCGTTGTATAATCTTTAAAATTAATACTTGCTTCAATATCCTGTTTTACACTTACCGGAACCTGAGTAAAATTGTTCTGATAATTCGTGAGTAAAGTCAAGATCTGAGTGTAAGGTAAA
This region includes:
- a CDS encoding contractile injection system tape measure protein, giving the protein MHLLQKHIIDVRCSSQLFGKEIQNSLSDILEKDFYPKLELILDQYSIKNYEWEIENLSIDLPEISQKEWKKELVNQILFKIEEYLKDHFPVLELKKNKEDLEDFGFESQTKFAEKLFFEFLKTGIIAENSYSKNIDKIAEAIDISEHFIEGIVTVFNENKTALIRFYFNSKDSFKEKVSSEILKISTSKQSFSQVLEAFFNSKIKFSSVEELENWLENQSIFPDNKDLQSKDNEQDHFNENYQNRKLSKSDKALLNEEDLNKTYDKELSIKKGENPEREIENSVNFNEVNDQNIHENLKTNTSELQTSSLYIDNAGLVILHPFLLNLFQKLDLYKDEVWIDKESQHKAVLLTQYLVTGQEVFFENELILNKLICGFPIESVINTKQKISKEEKEICNDLLLVVLEYWSVMKNSSVEALRETFLQRAGKLSLSETHPSELWVEEKGVDVLLASLPWGIGLLQTPWMNNFLHCYWN
- a CDS encoding chitosanase → MITNQQKTKILQVINVFETGSKDGKYDTLVIYADGKNGSRQITYGRSQTTEQGNLKALIQMYITRNGIFATQLKVFVNKIGQESLVDNTAFKNLLRRSAREDIIMRTCQDDFFDILYYKPAFQFFQSNRFTTALSLLVIYDSFIHSGGIPSFLRERFAEKIPVNGGDEKKWITQYVNTRHLWLANHSRKILQKTIYRTECFKNQIANNNWDLSKEIIANGIKIS